In Streptomyces sp. NBC_00448, the following are encoded in one genomic region:
- a CDS encoding dihydrodipicolinate synthase family protein, translated as MLAAGTVIPAHPLALDAERRLDERRQRALTRYYLASGAGGIAVGVHTTQFEIRDAAVGLLRPVLELAAETADKEAGRPVVKVAGACGYTAQAVAEAELAAELGYDAVLLSPAVPGADETGLLDRARAVGEVLPVVGFYLQEAVGGRYLSADYWRAFADIPSVVAIKAAPFDRYRTAEVIAAVAASDRAGDVALYTGNDDAILTDLLTPYRTSGGDLRWFAGGLLGQWAVWTSSAVGMLAQVRAARAGDQQLMTDLLRRAPQLSEANAAVFDVRNAFRGCIPGVHEVLRRQGLLAGTWCLDPAERLSPRQAEEIARVAAAYPWLTDDAFVAEHRDDWLR; from the coding sequence CTGCTCGCCGCCGGGACCGTCATACCGGCCCACCCGCTCGCCCTCGACGCCGAGCGCCGGCTGGACGAGCGGCGCCAGCGCGCGCTGACCCGCTACTACCTGGCGTCGGGCGCCGGCGGGATCGCGGTCGGCGTGCACACCACCCAGTTCGAGATCAGGGACGCCGCCGTCGGGCTGCTCCGCCCGGTGCTCGAACTCGCCGCCGAGACCGCCGACAAGGAGGCCGGCCGGCCCGTGGTGAAGGTCGCCGGCGCCTGCGGCTACACCGCGCAGGCCGTCGCCGAGGCCGAACTCGCCGCCGAACTCGGCTACGACGCGGTGCTGTTGAGCCCCGCGGTGCCCGGCGCCGACGAGACCGGGCTGCTGGACCGGGCCCGCGCGGTCGGCGAGGTGCTGCCCGTCGTCGGCTTCTACCTCCAGGAGGCCGTCGGGGGACGCTACCTGTCCGCCGACTACTGGCGGGCGTTCGCCGACATCCCGTCGGTGGTGGCGATCAAGGCCGCGCCCTTCGACCGGTACCGGACCGCCGAGGTGATCGCCGCCGTCGCCGCGAGCGACCGCGCCGGGGACGTCGCCCTCTACACCGGCAACGACGACGCGATCCTCACCGACCTGCTCACCCCCTACCGCACCTCCGGCGGCGACCTGCGCTGGTTCGCCGGCGGGCTGCTCGGCCAGTGGGCCGTGTGGACCTCCAGCGCGGTCGGGATGCTGGCCCAGGTGCGCGCGGCGCGCGCGGGCGACCAGCAGCTGATGACCGATCTGCTGCGCAGGGCACCGCAGTTGAGCGAGGCCAACGCGGCGGTCTTCGACGTGCGCAACGCGTTCCGCGGCTGCATCCCCGGCGTGCACGAAGTGCTGCGCCGCCAGGGCCTGCTGGCCGGCACCTGGTGCCTCGACCCCGCCGAACGGCTCTCGCCACGGCAGGCAGAGGAGATCGCCCGGGTCGCGGCGGCCTATCCGTGGCTGACCGACGACGCGTTCGTGGCGGAGCACCGTGATGACTGGCTCCGCTGA
- a CDS encoding NAD-dependent epimerase/dehydratase family protein encodes MPHSSPSTPTPAALASVRPGLADFPAGEQQLEDLLATPSPALVADVARLEGDLVVLGAGGKMGPSLCRLARRALDAAGRTDVAVHAVSRWSDRAAADALAAEGVRPVAFDLLDGDPAGLPNAGNAVFMVGAKFGSAGNPAHAWAVNAALPDRIARRYRDARISAFSTGNVYPLVDTASAGSTETDPVGPVGEYAMSCLGRERVFGYHAAEHGTRVALLRLNYAIDLRYGVLADIASAVHAGQPVDVTTGHANVVWQGYANEVALRALLHADAEAFTVNLTGPETASVRRLAQLFGEEFGRTGAAAGSVTSAEAASEQASLTTGQESGTALLSDASRCHALFGYPPVPLRTLVGWQAEWIRRGLPLSGRPTKFDVRDGRF; translated from the coding sequence ATGCCCCACAGCTCCCCGTCCACGCCCACGCCCGCGGCGCTCGCGTCCGTACGCCCCGGCCTGGCCGACTTCCCCGCCGGCGAGCAGCAGCTCGAAGACCTGCTCGCCACCCCTTCGCCCGCCCTGGTGGCCGACGTCGCCCGTCTCGAGGGCGACCTGGTCGTGCTCGGCGCGGGTGGCAAGATGGGCCCCAGCCTGTGCCGGCTCGCCCGCCGGGCGCTGGACGCGGCCGGCCGCACCGACGTCGCCGTGCACGCCGTCTCCCGCTGGTCGGACCGGGCTGCGGCCGACGCGCTCGCCGCCGAGGGGGTCCGTCCGGTCGCCTTCGACCTGCTCGACGGTGACCCGGCCGGGCTGCCCAACGCGGGCAACGCGGTCTTCATGGTCGGCGCCAAGTTCGGCTCCGCGGGCAACCCCGCCCACGCCTGGGCGGTCAACGCGGCGCTGCCGGACCGGATCGCGCGCCGGTACCGCGACGCGCGGATCTCCGCGTTCTCCACCGGCAACGTCTACCCGCTGGTCGACACCGCCTCGGCCGGCTCCACCGAGACGGACCCGGTCGGCCCGGTCGGCGAGTACGCCATGTCCTGCCTCGGCCGCGAACGGGTCTTCGGTTACCACGCGGCCGAACACGGCACCCGCGTCGCGCTCCTGCGGCTCAACTACGCGATCGACCTGCGCTACGGGGTGCTCGCCGACATCGCCTCGGCCGTGCACGCCGGGCAGCCGGTGGACGTCACCACCGGCCACGCCAACGTGGTCTGGCAGGGGTACGCCAACGAAGTGGCCCTGCGCGCGCTGCTGCACGCCGACGCGGAGGCGTTCACCGTCAACCTCACCGGGCCGGAGACCGCCTCGGTGCGGCGGCTGGCCCAGCTGTTCGGCGAGGAGTTCGGCCGGACCGGCGCCGCCGCGGGTTCGGTCACGTCCGCCGAAGCGGCCTCGGAACAGGCATCCTTGACGACGGGTCAGGAATCCGGCACGGCGCTGCTGTCCGACGCGAGCCGCTGCCACGCGCTGTTCGGCTATCCGCCGGTGCCGCTGCGCACGCTGGTCGGCTGGCAGGCCGAGTGGATTCGGCGCGGGCTGCCGCTGTCGGGCCGGCCCACCAAGTTCGACGTCCGCGACGGAAGGTTCTGA
- a CDS encoding carbohydrate ABC transporter permease, with product MANTTAQAAEAGAGSHPGPGVFDPAAADDRAARGSRPRRSGRTREPRERDTIPRALRPSPGGQIVRGVLLAVAAVVTVFPFYAMLVLSLKPGAAVSLPGSLLPWHLSGSSYSAVLDAQDVPRWLLNTLIYSLVSVVGVLVLAALAGYAFAKKRFRGREAMFWSFLSMVMVPYHVTMIPTFIMMAKLGGVDTYWGLIIPTLANAQAVFLMRQFIKDLPDEMFEAARLDGCSELRIFVSIVLPLLKPILATLGTFVFLWHWNDFLWPLIMGQSSGMRTLTVGIASLQQQQVPLSQVLAGSVIAFVPIFAAYLAGQRYFTEGVTGSAVKG from the coding sequence ATGGCGAACACGACCGCCCAGGCCGCCGAGGCGGGCGCGGGCTCCCACCCGGGCCCCGGAGTATTCGACCCGGCAGCCGCCGACGACCGTGCCGCGCGCGGCAGTCGGCCGCGCCGCTCCGGTCGCACCCGCGAGCCCCGCGAGCGCGACACCATACCCAGGGCGCTGCGGCCCAGCCCGGGCGGGCAGATCGTCCGCGGTGTGCTGCTCGCGGTGGCGGCCGTGGTGACGGTCTTCCCCTTCTACGCGATGCTCGTGCTGTCGCTGAAGCCCGGCGCCGCGGTCTCGCTCCCGGGCAGCCTCCTGCCCTGGCACCTCAGCGGGTCCTCCTACAGCGCCGTGCTCGACGCCCAGGACGTGCCGCGCTGGCTGCTCAACACCCTGATCTACTCGCTGGTGTCGGTGGTCGGCGTGCTGGTGCTGGCCGCGCTGGCCGGCTACGCCTTCGCGAAGAAGCGGTTCCGCGGCAGGGAGGCGATGTTCTGGTCCTTCCTGTCCATGGTCATGGTCCCGTACCACGTCACCATGATCCCGACCTTCATCATGATGGCGAAGCTCGGCGGCGTGGACACCTACTGGGGCCTGATCATCCCGACCCTCGCCAACGCCCAGGCGGTGTTCCTGATGCGGCAGTTCATCAAGGACCTCCCGGACGAGATGTTCGAGGCGGCCCGGCTGGACGGCTGCAGCGAACTGCGGATCTTCGTCAGCATCGTGCTGCCGCTGCTCAAGCCGATCCTCGCCACCCTCGGCACCTTCGTCTTCCTGTGGCACTGGAACGACTTCCTGTGGCCGCTGATCATGGGCCAGAGCAGCGGCATGCGCACCCTCACCGTCGGCATCGCGTCGCTGCAACAGCAGCAGGTGCCGCTCAGCCAGGTGCTCGCCGGTTCGGTGATCGCCTTCGTCCCCATCTTCGCCGCCTACCTGGCGGGCCAGCGGTACTTCACCGAGGGCGTCACCGGTTCGGCCGTCAAAGGATGA
- a CDS encoding carbohydrate ABC transporter permease, with the protein MAAVAERTTRPQKNRRGPHARREARIGLLFVLPCFLLFLVFRFGPGIAGLVLGFTDYTIGDSTHFTGLQNFQRMMHDPLFWSSLRVTVVYSVMAVPFTILASLGLALLTRRAFRGSRLFRSIFFLPVVTSLILASTVFIWIFSTKGPWSDIMGWLGLPDQSWLTDSALVLPAIALVGIWSRCGYGMLILLARLQDVPRELEEAALMDGAGPFQRFRYIVAPQLKPAFFFLAVIETTNSFQIFDAIYVMTGGGPANASYSLVYQLYDAGFKYSDLGYASAIGCVLFVMTVVVALVQRLVLGKEK; encoded by the coding sequence GTGGCCGCAGTCGCGGAACGTACCACCCGCCCGCAGAAGAACCGACGCGGACCACACGCGCGCCGGGAGGCCCGGATCGGGCTGCTGTTCGTGCTGCCCTGCTTCCTGCTCTTCCTGGTCTTCCGGTTCGGACCGGGCATCGCCGGGCTGGTGCTCGGCTTCACCGACTACACCATCGGCGACAGCACCCACTTCACCGGACTGCAGAACTTCCAGCGGATGATGCACGACCCGCTGTTCTGGTCCTCGCTGCGGGTCACCGTCGTCTACAGCGTGATGGCGGTGCCGTTCACCATCCTCGCCTCGCTGGGGCTGGCGCTGCTCACCCGGCGGGCCTTCCGCGGCTCCCGGCTCTTCCGGTCGATCTTCTTCCTGCCGGTGGTCACCAGCCTGATCCTGGCGTCCACCGTCTTCATCTGGATCTTCTCCACCAAGGGCCCCTGGTCCGACATCATGGGCTGGCTCGGCCTGCCGGACCAGTCCTGGCTCACCGACTCGGCCCTGGTGCTGCCGGCGATCGCCCTGGTCGGCATCTGGTCGCGCTGCGGCTACGGCATGCTCATCCTGCTCGCCCGACTCCAGGACGTCCCAAGGGAGTTGGAGGAGGCCGCGCTGATGGACGGCGCGGGGCCCTTCCAGCGGTTCCGCTACATCGTGGCCCCGCAGCTGAAGCCGGCCTTCTTCTTCCTGGCGGTCATCGAGACCACCAACAGCTTCCAGATCTTCGACGCCATCTACGTGATGACCGGCGGCGGCCCGGCCAACGCCAGCTACAGCCTCGTGTACCAGCTCTACGACGCCGGCTTCAAATACAGCGACCTCGGCTACGCCAGCGCGATCGGCTGCGTGCTGTTCGTGATGACCGTGGTCGTGGCGCTCGTGCAGCGACTGGTGCTCGGAAAGGAGAAGTGA
- a CDS encoding ABC transporter substrate-binding protein, with product MRRRNTAALAVAAALAATAVAGCGSSTGSGSSSKKTINTWVYPVINDPKANSAYWDGLVKGFEKENPGVTVKVSTYPWANRDTALATALAAGKGPDVAYLIPDQLSAYQRNLIPADKWMPAADKAAYRPAALKAVTVDGQPLAAPVLMSSYPLLCDKKVFDAIGETSYPATWDQLAALAPKLKAKGFYATSYSGDTTATLNMTFYPLLWQAGGDVFSADGKKATFNSAAGVKALTWLKTFVDNGWTPKDLVTTTPQIEQTDLAKNKVACTWQNTAAEVEPFWGKENIEVGPALSSTKSVAYGTVGTLAVFKGANQKLSGKWISYVSQPKNTAGLQKPGGYFSPRADATALYPGDKLQEATEKVLSSTDVGPLNKSARDVMGLLAPQIQAALLGKTSPKKALDDAAQAADQLIARKR from the coding sequence GTGAGACGCCGTAACACCGCCGCCCTCGCCGTCGCCGCCGCCCTTGCCGCCACCGCCGTGGCCGGCTGCGGTTCCAGCACCGGTTCCGGGTCCAGCTCGAAGAAGACCATCAACACCTGGGTGTACCCGGTGATCAACGACCCGAAGGCCAACTCCGCCTACTGGGACGGCCTGGTCAAGGGGTTCGAGAAGGAGAACCCCGGGGTGACCGTGAAGGTCTCCACCTACCCGTGGGCCAACCGGGACACCGCGCTGGCCACCGCGCTCGCGGCCGGCAAGGGCCCCGACGTGGCCTACCTGATCCCCGACCAGCTCTCCGCGTACCAGCGCAACCTGATCCCGGCCGACAAGTGGATGCCGGCCGCGGACAAGGCGGCCTACCGCCCGGCCGCGCTGAAGGCGGTCACCGTGGACGGCCAGCCGCTCGCCGCCCCCGTGCTGATGTCCAGCTACCCGCTGCTGTGCGACAAGAAGGTCTTCGACGCGATCGGCGAGACCTCCTACCCGGCCACCTGGGACCAGCTCGCCGCGCTCGCGCCCAAGCTGAAGGCCAAGGGCTTCTACGCGACCAGCTACAGCGGCGACACCACCGCCACCCTCAACATGACCTTCTACCCGCTGCTGTGGCAGGCCGGCGGCGACGTCTTCTCCGCCGACGGCAAGAAGGCCACCTTCAACAGCGCGGCCGGCGTCAAGGCGCTCACCTGGCTGAAGACCTTCGTGGACAACGGCTGGACGCCCAAGGACCTGGTCACCACCACCCCGCAGATCGAGCAGACCGACCTCGCCAAGAACAAGGTCGCCTGCACCTGGCAGAACACCGCGGCCGAGGTCGAGCCGTTCTGGGGCAAGGAGAACATCGAGGTCGGCCCGGCGCTGAGCAGCACCAAGTCGGTGGCGTACGGCACCGTCGGCACCCTCGCGGTCTTCAAGGGCGCCAACCAGAAGCTCTCCGGCAAGTGGATCTCGTACGTGTCGCAGCCGAAGAACACCGCGGGCCTGCAGAAGCCGGGCGGGTACTTCTCGCCGCGCGCCGACGCGACCGCGCTCTACCCCGGCGACAAGCTGCAGGAGGCGACCGAGAAGGTGCTGAGCAGCACCGACGTCGGCCCGCTCAACAAGTCCGCGCGTGACGTGATGGGCCTGCTCGCCCCGCAGATCCAGGCCGCGCTGCTCGGCAAGACCAGCCCGAAGAAGGCGCTCGACGACGCGGCCCAGGCCGCGGACCAGCTGATCGCCCGCAAGCGCTGA
- a CDS encoding Gfo/Idh/MocA family protein: protein MATDQTSTAGTPIEGRPVRIALVGAGNRGLTYAAWIRDHPERARIVAVADPRPEARALVPTATGYGDWRELLAATEANGGPLADGVIVATQDREHAEPVLALARAGYGVMTEKPLAPTEAECRTIVEGVEAAGVPFAVCHVMRYTPYTDLVKSVVDSGVLGTVTGLDHLEPVGWWHYAHSYVRGPWRREDHSSPMILAKSSHDLDWIAYVTGRRIETVASFGSLAHFRPENAPAGAAANCLDCPVEPSCPYSAPKLYYPALRTTGGAWPIDHVTAHATGPQDEAVLTEALRTGPYGRCVYRADNDVVDNQVVAMQLSGGATAVFTMTAFTEQTHRQTRIFGSHGWLRGDGERVTVHDFRDDTTQVHEVGASGSNAADGHGGGDSVLVESFVTALATGDRSHIRSGPVESLGSHLAAFAAERSRHQGTVETVPPR from the coding sequence ATGGCCACCGACCAGACCAGCACCGCCGGCACCCCGATCGAGGGGCGTCCGGTGCGGATCGCCCTCGTGGGCGCCGGCAACCGCGGGCTGACCTACGCCGCATGGATTCGCGACCACCCCGAGCGCGCCCGGATCGTCGCCGTCGCCGACCCCCGGCCCGAGGCACGCGCGCTCGTGCCGACGGCGACCGGGTACGGCGACTGGCGGGAACTGCTCGCCGCCACCGAGGCGAACGGCGGACCGCTGGCCGACGGCGTGATCGTGGCCACCCAGGACCGCGAGCACGCCGAACCGGTGCTCGCCCTGGCCCGGGCCGGGTACGGCGTGATGACCGAGAAGCCGCTCGCCCCCACGGAAGCCGAGTGCCGCACCATCGTGGAGGGCGTCGAGGCGGCCGGCGTGCCCTTCGCCGTCTGCCACGTGATGCGCTACACCCCCTACACCGACCTGGTGAAGAGCGTGGTGGACAGCGGTGTCCTCGGCACCGTCACCGGACTCGACCACCTGGAACCGGTCGGCTGGTGGCACTACGCGCACAGCTACGTCCGCGGCCCGTGGCGCCGCGAGGACCACTCCTCACCGATGATCCTCGCCAAGTCCAGCCACGACCTGGACTGGATCGCCTACGTCACCGGCCGCCGGATCGAGACCGTGGCGAGCTTCGGCTCGCTCGCCCACTTCCGCCCGGAGAACGCCCCGGCGGGCGCCGCCGCCAACTGCCTGGACTGCCCGGTCGAGCCGAGCTGCCCGTACTCCGCGCCCAAGCTGTACTACCCGGCGCTGCGCACCACCGGCGGCGCCTGGCCGATCGACCACGTGACCGCGCACGCCACCGGCCCGCAGGACGAGGCGGTCCTCACCGAGGCGCTGCGCACCGGCCCGTACGGACGGTGCGTGTACCGCGCGGACAACGACGTGGTCGACAACCAGGTGGTCGCCATGCAACTGTCCGGCGGCGCCACCGCGGTCTTCACCATGACCGCGTTCACCGAGCAGACCCACCGCCAGACCCGGATCTTCGGCAGCCACGGCTGGCTGCGCGGCGACGGCGAGCGGGTCACCGTGCACGACTTCCGCGACGACACCACCCAGGTGCACGAGGTCGGCGCGAGCGGCTCCAACGCCGCGGACGGCCACGGCGGCGGCGACTCGGTGCTGGTCGAGTCCTTCGTCACCGCGCTCGCCACCGGCGACCGCTCCCACATCCGCTCCGGCCCGGTCGAGTCCCTCGGCAGCCACCTCGCGGCCTTCGCGGCCGAGCGGTCCCGGCACCAGGGCACGGTCGAGACGGTGCCGCCCCGCTGA
- a CDS encoding peptidase C14: MVHDGLLDFRQFGVFDASTPADAALDAMVGDPAVYRIEAHTDLNFTKRHTFTRSRLELDFGGNKVTTTGIEKNAYNNPFGAVLYFLGKVTSTTVKSQLSAAMPDLADIFEVPSSKSFTVGQWWSVEIDAAAGTGLYEKEVQKLVQVTEIVDGTHIRVNYKIGWELAAGRTFTWTRVEPVERVHVRNMVFEGVPDVADDDTETGSHPLAYEYAVSCDVSGIDATGTFWPVIIRRWCTYFRTSECQLKNPASVTYGGAGYLTQQIYCLYGHVEDCHVANARHLNDWTASAYGYVTNCHGDGDDQGPFVTHGQFEHDLTYTGNSGLMTFANSGAAWGGAAKRITVRKHACSWFVARTNITDLTLEDMLVIGNAQPNSGMIWVNSDGAQLRGCVASGPLVISQSSAKSKRPTVIADSAFTQGKASEVTAATVSSDVHLLRVTLKDLDGAQFNGTGDLVLDHCTFTGTGADAGPSTVAHADTAVHGGTFTDTGLVLKSAKDQRLWIDGGARFGGGNSSAAFLARSGADRTVSWQLDGVDSRAADQKTAHLLITDGVNHYRAGGSAFSGGRIELDPAAFTGDSHLLHTGCTEDGVTRTKMPAEGDRVRHTAGNLLI, encoded by the coding sequence ATGGTCCACGACGGCCTGCTGGACTTCCGCCAGTTCGGCGTCTTCGACGCCTCCACCCCGGCCGACGCCGCGCTGGACGCCATGGTCGGCGACCCGGCCGTGTACCGGATCGAGGCGCACACCGACCTCAACTTCACCAAGCGCCACACCTTCACCCGCTCCCGGCTCGAACTCGACTTCGGTGGCAACAAGGTCACTACCACCGGGATCGAGAAGAACGCGTACAACAACCCGTTCGGCGCGGTGCTGTACTTCCTCGGCAAGGTGACCAGCACCACCGTCAAGTCCCAGCTGTCCGCCGCGATGCCCGACCTCGCCGACATCTTCGAGGTGCCGTCGAGCAAGTCCTTCACCGTCGGCCAGTGGTGGAGCGTGGAGATCGACGCGGCCGCCGGCACCGGGCTGTACGAGAAGGAGGTGCAGAAGCTCGTCCAGGTCACCGAGATCGTGGACGGCACGCACATCCGCGTCAACTACAAGATCGGCTGGGAGCTGGCCGCCGGGCGCACCTTCACCTGGACCCGGGTCGAGCCGGTCGAGCGCGTCCACGTGCGCAACATGGTCTTCGAGGGCGTGCCGGACGTCGCCGACGACGACACCGAGACCGGCTCGCACCCGCTCGCCTACGAGTACGCCGTCTCCTGCGACGTCTCCGGCATCGACGCCACCGGCACCTTCTGGCCGGTGATCATCCGCCGTTGGTGTACGTACTTCCGCACCTCCGAGTGCCAGTTGAAGAACCCGGCCTCGGTCACCTACGGCGGCGCCGGCTACCTCACCCAGCAGATCTACTGCCTGTACGGCCACGTCGAGGACTGCCACGTCGCCAACGCCCGGCACCTCAACGACTGGACGGCCTCCGCCTACGGCTACGTCACCAACTGCCACGGCGACGGCGACGACCAGGGCCCCTTCGTCACCCACGGCCAGTTCGAGCACGACCTCACCTACACCGGCAACTCCGGGCTGATGACCTTCGCCAACTCCGGTGCGGCCTGGGGCGGCGCGGCCAAGCGGATCACCGTCCGCAAGCACGCCTGCTCGTGGTTCGTGGCCAGGACCAACATCACCGACCTGACGCTGGAGGACATGCTGGTCATCGGCAACGCCCAGCCGAACTCGGGGATGATCTGGGTGAACTCCGACGGCGCCCAGCTGCGCGGCTGCGTCGCCTCGGGCCCGCTGGTGATCTCCCAGTCCTCCGCCAAGTCGAAGCGGCCCACCGTGATCGCCGACTCGGCCTTCACCCAGGGCAAGGCGTCCGAGGTCACCGCGGCCACCGTCAGCTCCGACGTGCACCTGCTGCGGGTCACCCTGAAGGACCTGGACGGCGCGCAGTTCAACGGCACCGGCGACCTCGTCCTCGACCACTGCACGTTCACCGGAACCGGCGCGGACGCCGGCCCCAGCACCGTCGCGCACGCCGACACCGCGGTGCACGGCGGCACCTTCACCGACACCGGCCTGGTGCTGAAGTCCGCCAAGGACCAGCGGCTGTGGATCGACGGCGGCGCCCGCTTCGGCGGCGGAAACAGCTCGGCGGCCTTCCTCGCCCGCAGCGGCGCGGACCGCACCGTCAGCTGGCAGCTCGACGGCGTCGACTCCCGCGCCGCGGACCAGAAGACCGCGCACCTGCTGATCACCGACGGCGTCAACCACTACCGCGCGGGCGGCTCGGCCTTCTCCGGCGGCCGTATCGAACTCGACCCGGCCGCCTTCACCGGGGACAGCCACCTGCTGCACACCGGCTGCACCGAGGACGGCGTGACCCGCACCAAGATGCCCGCCGAAGGCGACCGGGTGCGGCACACCGCCGGGAACCTGCTGATCTGA
- a CDS encoding IclR family transcriptional regulator, whose amino-acid sequence MQNSVERGADDERGRAAGAEPKYLVKTVARAAELLEVLAAGGPGAGLSVTEVAQRSGVSKSAAFGLLQTLRHYGLVADEGEGMNRRYRLGMSLARLGDRAQAQISLRDVARPLLRELTAATGMASRVAVPQEGQAVIVDQVDSGGGLRLDLRMGARELPHCTGIGKALLAAMPEQEARELVARTGLPRRTSRTITDEATLFAHLSDVRATGYALDDEEDADGIFCIGSVVRDHRDRCVGAISITGLKLDLPGWRFRELGLQVRDFADRISQSLGHGNAPATSGGRTTATAGS is encoded by the coding sequence ATGCAGAACAGTGTTGAGCGCGGCGCGGATGACGAGCGGGGCCGCGCGGCGGGGGCCGAGCCGAAATACCTGGTGAAGACCGTGGCGAGGGCCGCGGAGCTGCTGGAGGTGCTCGCCGCCGGAGGACCCGGAGCAGGACTCAGCGTGACGGAGGTCGCCCAGCGCAGCGGTGTCTCGAAGAGCGCCGCCTTCGGCCTGCTGCAGACCCTGCGGCACTACGGCCTGGTGGCCGACGAGGGCGAGGGGATGAACCGCCGCTACCGGCTGGGGATGTCGCTGGCCCGGCTCGGTGACCGGGCCCAGGCGCAGATCTCGCTGCGGGACGTGGCCCGCCCGCTGCTGCGCGAGCTGACCGCCGCCACCGGCATGGCCTCGCGGGTCGCGGTGCCGCAGGAAGGCCAGGCGGTGATCGTCGACCAGGTCGACTCCGGCGGCGGCCTGCGGCTCGACCTGCGGATGGGCGCCCGCGAACTGCCGCACTGCACCGGGATCGGCAAGGCGCTGCTGGCCGCGATGCCCGAGCAGGAGGCCAGGGAACTCGTCGCCCGCACCGGGCTGCCCCGCCGCACCTCGCGCACCATCACCGACGAGGCGACGCTCTTCGCCCACCTGTCCGACGTCCGCGCCACCGGCTACGCGCTGGACGACGAGGAGGACGCCGACGGGATCTTCTGCATCGGCAGCGTGGTCCGCGACCACCGGGACCGGTGCGTCGGCGCGATCAGCATCACCGGCCTCAAGCTCGATCTGCCCGGCTGGCGGTTCCGCGAACTCGGCCTCCAGGTAAGGGACTTCGCCGATCGGATCAGTCAGAGCCTGGGGCACGGCAACGCCCCGGCGACGTCCGGCGGCCGCACAACGGCCACCGCGGGGTCTTGA
- a CDS encoding aspartate aminotransferase family protein, protein MTLAERARRVIPGGVNSGQRSIPGLTDLVIARTAGSRFWDSDGREFTDYHAAFGPPLLGHNDPDVAAAVADASGRLGLTGVAVTEAEVVLAEQLAELIPSIEQVLLTSTGSEATFHALRVARAATGRRLVVKFQGCYHGWHDAVSLNVISAPDRVGRHDPTSTGILPEVLDATLVLRFNDVAAVRQAFAEHGTDIAAVIVEPIPHNVGALLPTEEFLRTLREECTAAGSVLVFDEVITGFRHALGGYQAISGVTPDLTTLGKAIANGAPIGALGGRADLMEQFSSRPGGPVFFAGTYNGHPLPVAAALATIGKLREQPVHEHVFRLGDRVRTELTALYQRIGVPAVVTGYGSVFVSYFMPGPAPLSYDDLLANDTALFVGYRRHLIEHGVFELPLNLKRSHLSYAHTDADVDRLLEATEAAVTRTLAEGGPSDLAHVSTMGGAGTATGAR, encoded by the coding sequence ATGACGCTCGCCGAGCGGGCCCGCCGGGTGATACCGGGCGGTGTCAACAGCGGCCAGCGCAGCATTCCCGGCCTCACCGACCTGGTGATCGCCCGCACCGCGGGGTCCCGGTTCTGGGACAGCGACGGCAGGGAATTCACCGACTACCACGCCGCGTTCGGGCCGCCGCTGCTCGGCCACAACGACCCGGACGTGGCCGCCGCGGTCGCGGACGCGTCCGGCCGGCTCGGGCTCACCGGGGTGGCGGTCACCGAGGCCGAGGTGGTCCTCGCGGAGCAACTGGCCGAACTGATCCCGTCGATCGAGCAGGTGCTGCTCACCAGCACCGGCAGCGAGGCGACCTTCCACGCGCTGCGGGTGGCCCGCGCGGCCACCGGGCGCCGCCTGGTGGTGAAGTTCCAGGGCTGCTACCACGGTTGGCACGACGCGGTCAGCCTCAACGTCATCTCGGCCCCGGACCGGGTCGGCCGGCACGACCCGACCTCCACCGGCATCCTGCCCGAAGTCCTCGACGCCACCCTGGTGTTGCGCTTCAACGACGTCGCCGCCGTCCGCCAGGCGTTCGCCGAGCACGGCACCGACATCGCCGCGGTGATCGTGGAGCCCATCCCGCACAACGTGGGCGCGCTGCTGCCCACCGAGGAGTTCCTGCGCACGCTGCGCGAGGAGTGCACCGCGGCCGGCAGCGTGCTGGTCTTCGACGAGGTGATCACCGGCTTCCGGCACGCCCTCGGCGGCTACCAGGCGATCTCCGGCGTCACCCCGGACCTGACCACCCTCGGCAAGGCCATCGCCAACGGCGCCCCGATCGGCGCGCTCGGCGGCCGCGCCGACCTGATGGAGCAGTTCAGCAGCCGTCCCGGCGGCCCGGTGTTCTTCGCCGGCACCTACAACGGCCACCCGCTGCCGGTCGCCGCCGCCCTGGCCACCATCGGCAAGCTGCGCGAGCAGCCGGTGCACGAGCACGTCTTCCGGCTCGGCGATCGGGTGCGCACCGAACTCACCGCGCTCTACCAGCGGATCGGCGTGCCCGCCGTGGTGACCGGCTACGGCTCGGTCTTCGTCAGCTACTTCATGCCCGGCCCGGCGCCGCTCAGCTACGACGACCTGCTCGCCAACGACACCGCGCTCTTCGTCGGCTACCGCCGCCACCTCATCGAGCACGGCGTCTTCGAGCTGCCGCTGAACCTCAAGCGCAGCCACCTGTCCTACGCGCACACCGACGCCGACGTGGACCGCCTGCTGGAGGCGACCGAGGCGGCCGTCACCCGCACCCTGGCCGAGGGCGGCCCCAGCGACCTCGCGCACGTCTCCACCATGGGCGGCGCCGGCACCGCGACGGGGGCCCGCTGA